DNA sequence from the Candidatus Binatia bacterium genome:
GACGGCAGGTGCGCCTCGGGGATCTGTGGGCCAAGAAGACCGTGGTGCTCGCCTTCATCCGCCATTTCGGATGAATCTTCTGCCGCCAGCAGGTTGCGCAGTTGCGCGACGCACTCGCAGAGATCCGTGGCCGTGGGGCCGAGTTGATCGTGGTCGGTAACGGGCGGCCGGAGCATGCCGCCGACTTCAGGGACCGGGAGCAAGTGACGTCCCCGCTCTTCGTCGATCCGGAGTTGCACGCCTACGCCGCCGCAGGTCTCAGGCGTGGTTTGCGCAGTTCCCTCGGTCCAGGTGTGCTTCTCCGCGGACTGCAAGCGTTTCGCGAAGGCAAGCGCCAGGGCGCGACGCGCGGCGACCCGTGGCAGCAGGGGGGCGTATTTGTCATCGCCCCGGGTAACCGGGTCGAGTTCGCGTACGTCAGCGCCGAGGCGGGAGATCACCCGTCGTCTGCGGCAGTTCTTGCCGCACTCGACCGGGTGGCCGGGCGGGGCGCCCGACGGCGGGGCGGGAGTGCGCCGAGAACTGTCGAGTAAATAGAAGCGCAAGTACATTCGGCCGGATTACAAGGGCTCGGGACTTGCCCCGGGCGCGATTATCGCGCAGGCTCTCGCGGCAACTCGCAGGGGGGGAGGAGAGACCGCCGCCGATGGCCTG
Encoded proteins:
- a CDS encoding AhpC/TSA family protein → MRDALAEIRGRGAELIVVGNGRPEHAADFRDREQVTSPLFVDPELHAYAAAGLRRGLRSSLGPGVLLRGLQAFREGKRQGATRGDPWQQGGVFVIAPGNRVEFAYVSAEAGDHPSSAAVLAALDRVAGRGARRRGGSAPRTVE